The Betta splendens chromosome 7, fBetSpl5.4, whole genome shotgun sequence genome includes a window with the following:
- the LOC114858413 gene encoding YTH domain-containing family protein 1-like — translation MSATSIDPQRSKGQASKVQNGSLHQKETVHDNDFEPYLTSQSTQNNSYQSITDPYLSSYYAPSIGFPYPLSEAPWSTGGDPPIPPYLTPYGPLTNGDHHFMPDTVFGQPGGLGSSIYPHRFNFFPENPAFSAWGTSGSQGQQTQSSAYGGSYSYPPSSLGGTLVADGQTGFHNDTLNKAPGMNSLEQGMVGLKIGGDVTGQGSAVKAVGSVIGGPAVAATGNGATPIGMPPPKPTSWAAIASKPAKPQQMKVKVKPGMPNPGGALPPPPIKHNMNIGTWDKGPVTKVATAPLQQQQQALGLPHAVPPQAPMQQGPMQPPPPQSLVQPQLQPMALQPQPPHHQHHQPPPQSYQNHTQPLQAQTRWVAPRSRNQGYGQGGPCLDGSGMMGLVGSGNNGPQTSANQGPGGESHPVLEKLRASHSYNPKDFEWNLKNGRVFIIKSYSEDDIHRSIKYSIWCSTEHGNKRLDSAFRAMNAKGPVYLLFSVNGSGHFCGVAEMRSPVDYGTSAGVWAQDKWKGKFDVDWLFVKDVPNSQLRHIRLENNDNKPVTNSRDTQEVPLEKAKQVLKIIATYKHTTSIFDDFSHYEKRQEEEEEVRKTFEPAPIQNRSRLDQERQNRNKQ, via the exons ATGTCTGCCACAAGCATTGACCCTCAG AGATCAAAAGGACAAGCGTCTAAAG tgCAAAATGGTTCACTGCATCAGAAGGAGACTGTCCATGACAATGACTTTGAGCCATACCTCACTAGTCAGTCAACTCAG AACAACAGCTACCAGTCCATCACCGACCCCTACCTCTCCAGCTACTACGCCCCCTCCATTGGATTTCCATACCCCCTCAGTGAGGCTCCCTGGTCTACAGGTGGGGACCCCCCCATTCCACCGTACCTCACCCCTTATGGACCCTTGACTAATGGAGACCATCACTTCATGCCGGACACGGTGTTTGGTCAGCCGGGGGGCCTGGGGAGCAGCATCTACCCCCACAGGTTTAACTTTTTCCCTGAAAACCCTGCTTTCTCTGCTTGGGGCACAAGTGGCTCCCAAGGCCAGCAGACTCAAAGCTCAGCCTACGGTGGCAGTTACAGCTATCCTCCCAGTTCCTTGGGGGGCACTCTAGTGGCTGATGGTCAGACAGGTTTTCACAATGACACCCTCAACAAAGCCCCCGGTATGAACAGCCTGGAGCAGGGTATGGTTGGCTTGAAGATCGGAGGGGATGTCACTGGCCAAGGGTCAGCAGTCAAGGCTGTGGGATCCGTGATTGGTGGCCCTGCGGTTGCAGCCACAGGCAATGGAGCTACGCCTATTGGAATGCCCCCACCTAAACCAACCTCATGGGCTGCTATTGCCAGCAAGCCTGCCAAGCCTCAGCAgatgaaagtgaaagtgaagccAGGGATGCCCAATCCAGGGGGAGCTCTGCCCCCGCCTCCcatcaaacacaacatgaaCATTGGGACCTGGGATAAGGGCCCAGTGACTAAAGTAGCCACAGCTccactgcagcaacagcagcaggcgcTCGGACTGCCGCATGCTGTGCCTCCCCAAGCCCCCATGCAGCAAGGACCCATgcagcctccccctccccagTCTTTGGTGCAGCCCCAGTTGCAACCTATGGCCTTACAGCCCCAGCCCCCACATCACCAACACCATCAGCCACCACCGCAGTCCTACCAAAACCACACCCAGCCCCTACAAGCCCAGACCCGCTGGGTGGCCCCCCGCAGCCGCAACCAGGGCTATGGCCAGGGTGGCCCCTGCCTGGATGGTAGTGGTATGATGGGTTTGGTTGGCAGTGGTAACAATGGGCCTCAAACATCTGCCAACCAAGGACCTGGTGGAGAATCTCACCCAGTGCTGGAAAAGTTGCGTGCCTCCCACAGCTACAACCCGAAGGACTTTGAATGGAACCTGAAGAACGGCCGCGTTTTCATCATAAAGAGCTACTCTGAGGATGATATCCATCGCTCCATCAAGTACTCCATCTGGTGCAGCACGGAGCATGGCAACAAGAGGCTGGACTCTGCCTTCCGGGCCATGAATGCTAAGGGTCCGGTGTACCTTTTGTTCAGCGTCAACGGCAGTGGTCATTTCTGTGGCGTGGCAGAGATGCGCTCACCAGTGGACTATGGCACCAGTGCTGGTGTTTGGGCACAGGACAAGTGGAAAGGCAAGTTTGATGTGGACTGGTTGTTTGTAAAGGATGTGCCTAATAGTCAGCTACGCCACATCCGTTTGGAGAACAATGACAACAAGCCAGTGACCAACTCCCGTGACACCCAGGAAGTTCCTCTGGAGAAGGCCAAACAGGTGCTTAAGATCATCGCCACCTACAAACACACCACCTCCATTTTTGATGACTTTTCTCATTATGAGAagaggcaggaagaagaggaggaggtacGCAAG ACTTTTGAACCTGCCCCGATACAGAATCGATCTCGGTTGGATCAG GAGCGCCAGAACAGGAATAAACAGTAG
- the birc7 gene encoding baculoviral IAP repeat-containing protein 7, which produces MVQAVIHPLINEHTFWRLVAFLEGRLPAATVHAPTARHIISVGALHSPSVRAPLWTAKGLTGPGQTEMMTDDRNSVRILEEPRMRSEEERLRSLQNWPTGAAVSAAELAKAGFFFLGSGDKVQCFCCGGILRHWERGDSPAAEHRRHFPLCGFIAGRAVGNVPLQAGSPDSVDGQLLSQLQRMTMDEQSAAGQAVYPEMETEESRLATFHNWPTEASAQADVLAGAGFFYTGHGDNVKCFYCDGGLRNWEPGDDPWQEHARWFPRCEFLIQSRGQDYISTIQDAHLGDSVGGSQTSTGRDMGSRHDVVGGLGASSAILSPVVQTVLQMGFDASLVESLVQTKYLLTGQHYTSVSDLVTDILQAEEEDRHTAPQSREPETRESSGAGNVRTQTSIREKVKEPTPEELLRQLQEERTCKVCMDKLVSIVFIPCGHLVVCGECAASLRHCPICRAVIRGSVRAFMS; this is translated from the exons ATGGTGCAGGCTGTCATTCATCCTCTCATCAATGAGCACACTTTCTGGCGTTTGGTGGCGTTTCTGGAAGGCCGTCTCCCGGCGGCCACTGTGCATGCGCCCACAGCTCGTCATATTATTTCAGTTGGTGCGCTGCATTCCCCCTCAGTGCGTGCTCCACTATGGACCGCAAAAGGCTTGACTGGCCCAGGACAGACCGAGATGATGACGGATGACAGGAACAGCGTGCGGATCCTGGAGGAGCCTCGGATGAGGAGCGAAGAGGAGAGACTTCGAAGCCTCCAGAACTGGCCGACGGGAGCGGCCGTCTCAGCGGCGGAGCTGGCCAAGGCGGGCTTCTTCTTCCTGGGCTCGGGGGATAAGGTGCAGTGCTTCTGCTGTGGAGGGATCCTGAGGCACTGGGAGCGCGGGGACAGCCCGGCTGCCGAGCACAGGAGGCACTTCCCTCTGTGCGGCTTCATAGCGGGCCGCGCCGTGGGAAACGTTCCTCTCCAGGCCGGGTCCCCGGACTCTGTGGACGGCCAGCTGCTGAGTCAGCTCCAGAGGATGACGATGGACGAGCAGAGCGCCGCGGGACAAGCCGTGTACCCAgagatggagacggaggagTCCCGGCTCGCCACCTTTCACAACTGGCCCACAGAGGCCTCGGCGCAGGCAGACGTTCTGGCCGGAGCAGGCTTCTTCTACACAG GTCACGGCGACAACGTGAAATGCTTCTACTGCGACGGAGGCCTGAGGAACTGGGAGCCAGGAGACGACCCCTGGCAGGAACATGCCAGGTGGTTTCCACG ATGTGAGTTTCTAATCCAGTCCAGGGGTCAGGATTACATCAGCACCATACAGGATGCTCACCTGGGCGACTCTGTG GGTGGATCACAAACCTCCACAGGCAGAGATATGGGCTCCAGACACG ACGTGGTCGGGGGCCTGGGAGCGTCCTCGGCCATTCTCTCCCCCGTGGTGCAGACTGTGCTGCAGATGGGCTTTGACGCCAGCCTGGTGGAGAGCCTGGTTCAGACCAAGTACCTTCTGACAGGCCAACACTACACGTCCGTGTCTGACCTGGTCACGGACATTctgcaggcggaggaggaggacaggcacaCGGCGCCACAGAGCCGAG agccagagacgagagagagCTCTGGTGCTGGAAACGTGAGGACACAGACGTCCATCAGGGAAAAAG TCAAGGAGCCGactccagaggagctgctgaggcagctgcaggaggagaggacctGCAAGGTGTGCATGGACAAGCTGGTGTCCATCGTCTTCATCCCCTGCGGGCACCTGGTGGTGTGCGGTGAGTGCGCCGCCAGCCTGCGCCACTGCCCCATCTGCAGAGCCGTGATCCGGGGCAGCGTCCGCGCCTTCATGTCCTGA
- the nkain4 gene encoding sodium/potassium-transporting ATPase subunit beta-1-interacting protein 4 isoform X2, with translation MGCCSGRCTLIFICTLQLVLALERQVFDFLGYQWAPILANFFHIIIVILGLFGTIQYRPRYIVVYTVWAAVWVAWNIFIICFYLDVGGLSKDSDLLTFNISAHHSWWSEHGPGCVRKEMPQAAPGVRATESHSYITVMGCLMDYQYIEVTHSSAHILVALLGFVYACYVVSAITEEEDSCLRK, from the exons GTGCTGGCGTTGGAGCGGCAGGTCTTTGACTTCCTGGGTTACCAGTGGGCCCCCATCCTGGCCAACTTCTTCcacatcatcatcgtcatccttGGCCTCTTTGGCACCATTCAGTACCGGCCGCGCTACATTGTTGTG TACACAGTCTGGGCCGCCGTGTGGGTCGCCTGGaacatcttcatcatctgctTCTACCTGGATGTAGGAGGCCTGTCCAAG GACAGCGACCTGCTCACGTTTAACATCTCCGCCCATCACTCGTGGTGGAGCGAACACGGGCCGGGCTGCGTGAGGAAGGAGATGCCCCAGGCGGCGCCGGGGGTCCGCGCCACGGAGAGCCACTCCTACATCACCGTCATGGGCTGCCTCATGGACTACCAGTACATCGAGGTCACGCACAGCAGCGCCCACATTCTTGTTGCT CTCCTGGGCTTCGTTTACGCCTGCTACGTTGTTAGCGCTAtcaccgaggaggaggacagct GTCTACGTAAATAG
- the nkain4 gene encoding sodium/potassium-transporting ATPase subunit beta-1-interacting protein 4 isoform X1, producing MGCCSGRCTLIFICTLQLVLALERQVFDFLGYQWAPILANFFHIIIVILGLFGTIQYRPRYIVVYTVWAAVWVAWNIFIICFYLDVGGLSKDSDLLTFNISAHHSWWSEHGPGCVRKEMPQAAPGVRATESHSYITVMGCLMDYQYIEVTHSSAHILVALLGFVYACYVVSAITEEEDSFDFIGGFDPFPLYHVNEKPSHLLLKPMYPST from the exons GTGCTGGCGTTGGAGCGGCAGGTCTTTGACTTCCTGGGTTACCAGTGGGCCCCCATCCTGGCCAACTTCTTCcacatcatcatcgtcatccttGGCCTCTTTGGCACCATTCAGTACCGGCCGCGCTACATTGTTGTG TACACAGTCTGGGCCGCCGTGTGGGTCGCCTGGaacatcttcatcatctgctTCTACCTGGATGTAGGAGGCCTGTCCAAG GACAGCGACCTGCTCACGTTTAACATCTCCGCCCATCACTCGTGGTGGAGCGAACACGGGCCGGGCTGCGTGAGGAAGGAGATGCCCCAGGCGGCGCCGGGGGTCCGCGCCACGGAGAGCCACTCCTACATCACCGTCATGGGCTGCCTCATGGACTACCAGTACATCGAGGTCACGCACAGCAGCGCCCACATTCTTGTTGCT CTCCTGGGCTTCGTTTACGCCTGCTACGTTGTTAGCGCTAtcaccgaggaggaggacagct TTGATTTTATTGGTGGATTTGACCCATTCCCTCTCTACCATGTCAATGAGAAACCATCTCACCTCCTCCTAAAGCCCATGTACCC GTCTACGTAA